One window of Nymphaea colorata isolate Beijing-Zhang1983 chromosome 1, ASM883128v2, whole genome shotgun sequence genomic DNA carries:
- the LOC116245688 gene encoding pentatricopeptide repeat-containing protein At2g27610, with translation MVVRYILHRPTTMRKLQLHLSLHHLQPRGSAMVHCSTITFPANKMFDNMTPEAHPPWNHILFEYSRRNLFQEVLSLFFHMRRSDVSPDSLCLSSVLKACSSLSDPIAGGQVHSYCVKSGHDSGVSVGTALVDMYMKCGSVNDAQQAFHDMPETNVVTWTTLLAGYVQNGCPEIALEFFIRMHEEDLKPNHFTFATVLAACADLGAVQAGSNIHSLVLKLGFSTTLFVGNSLLNMYSKCGLISAAQMVFDGLSNRSSISWNAMLTGLVQNGFHAEALEIFHQMRMDGVQLTQATFTTLIKACADNRELGFTRQLHSCALKTGFASDTSTLTGLVIAYAKCKQMEVAHGLFSLVPEVQTVVSWTAMVGGYLENGMTEQALHGFRKMWREDIKPNEFTFSTILTAAPLLTPSQFHAQAIKAGYESSPKVGTALLTAYVKLSCMEEAAKIFSLMDEKDTVSWSAMITGYAQIGDSEGAARLFRRMTQQGVEPNEFTFSGVLNACSSPTAAVEQGKQLHGLVIKSCLDNAICVSSALVTMYARRGDIDHAYKLFVRQTERDIVSWNSMISCYAQHGRGKKALEVFSELENEGLQLDGITFVGVLTACNHAGLVDEGCRYFKSMTSIYHVHPTMEHYACMVDLYSRAGQLESAMNLINEMPFPAGPTVWRTLLGGCRIHRNLKLGELAADKLMSLEPHDSAAYVLLSNMYAAAGRWEERAKVRCLMEERAVKKEVGYSWIEVQHQIHAFTASERFHPMKDQIYKKLDELGSQLKREGYCPDTNFVLHDLEDEQKEQILAHHSERLAIAFGLISTPLETPLQIVKNLRVCGDCHTVIKMISRITGRKITLRDWNRFHHFSDGSCSCGDYW, from the coding sequence ATGGTGGTTCGCTACATTCTCCATCGACCGACCACGATGAGAAAACTCCAACTGCATCTTTCCCTTCACCATCTGCAACCGCGGGGCTCAGCGATGGTTCATTGTTCCACAATTACGTTCCCGGCAAACAAAATGTTCGACAATATGACTCCGGAAGCTCACCCTCCTTGGAACCACATTCTCTTCGAATACTCTCGGCGAAATCTGTTTCAAGAAGTGCTGAGTCTCTTCTTCCACATGCGTAGGTCGGATGTTTCTCCTGATTCGTTGTGTCTCTCTTCTGTATTGAAGGCATGCTCGAGTCTGTCGGACCCCATTGCCGGTGGCCAAGTGCACAGTTACTGCGTGAAGTCCGGGCATGATTCTGGTGTGAGCGTGGGCACTGCACTTGTGGACATGTATATGAAATGTGGGAGTGTAAATGATGCGCAACAGGCATTTCATGATATGCCCGAAACGAACGTGGTGACATGGACGACGTTGCTTGCTGGATACGTTCAGAATGGCTGTCCAGAAATAGCGTTGGAATTCTTCATTCGAATGCATGAGGAGGACTTGAAGCCCAATCATTTCACCTTTGCAACTGTCTTAGCGGCTTGCGCAGACCTTGGTGCAGTGCAAGCTGGGAGTAACATACATTCCCTGGTACTGAAACTTGGGTTCAGTACGACTCTGTTTGTGGGCAACTCTTTGCTGAACATGTACTCAAAATGTGGTCTAATTTCTGCAGCACAAATGGTTTTTGATGGACTGTCGAACAGGAGTTCTATTTCTTGGAATGCTATGCTCACTGGACTCGTACAGAATGGGTTTCATGCGGAAGCTCTGGAGATTTTCCATCAGATGAGAATGGACGGTGTACAGCTCACTCAGGCAACATTCACAACGCTCATAAAAGCTTGCGCTGACAACAGAGAATTAGGTTTCACAAGACAGCTGCATTCATGTGCACTTAAAACTGGATTTGCTTCAGATACCAGCACTTTAACTGGACTCGTGATTGCTTATGCAAAGTGCAAGCAAATGGAGGTTGCCCATGGATTGTTCTCCCTGGTGCCTGAAGTACAAACTGTGGTTTCATGGACTGCAATGGTTGGTGGCTATTTGGAAAATGGCATGACTGAGCAAGCACTACATGGCTTCAGAAAGATGTGGAGAGAAGATATCAAGCCAAATGAGTTCACATTCTCCACGATTCTTACTGCTGCCCCTCTTTTGACACCTTCTCAGTTTCATGCGCAAGCCATCAAAGCCGGTTATGAGAGCTCGCCAAAAGTGGGGACTGCGTTATTGACTGCGTATGTTAAGCTAAGTTGCATGGAGGAGGCAGcaaaaattttcagtttaatGGATGAAAAGGATACAGTTTCTTGGTCAGCAATGATTACGGGTTATGCACAAATAGGGGATTCAGAAGGTGCTGCAAGGCTTTTCCGCAGAATGACCCAACAAGGAGTAGAACCAAATGAGTTCACGTTTTCCGGCGTGCTTAATGCATGTAGCAGCCCAACTGCAGCAGTGGAACAGGGGAAACAGCTTCATGGACTTGTGATCAAATCCTGCCTTGATAATGCCATTTGCGTGAGCAGTGCCTTAGTTACCATGTATGCAAGACGTGGGGACATTGACCATGCCTACAAGTTGTTCGTGAGGCAAACTGAAAGGGACATAGTTTCGTGGAATTCAATGATTTCATGTTATGCTCAACATGGCCGCGGTAAGAAAGCCCTTGAGGTCTTCTCTGAATTAGAGAATGAAGGCTTGCAGTTGGATGGAATCACCTTTGTTGGCGTCCTCACTGCATGTAATCATGCAGGTCTTGTAGACGAAGGCTGTCGTTATTTCAAGTCCATGACTAGCATCTACCATGTCCATCCAACAATGGAACATTATGCTTGCATGGTCGACCTGTACAGTCGAGCAGGTCAACTTGAAAGTGCCATGAATCTTATAAATGAAATGCCTTTCCCAGCAGGTCCTACTGTTTGGCGGACACTCTTAGGCGGCTGCAGAATACATCGTAATCTGAAACTAGGAGAACTAGCAGCCGATAAACTCATGTCACTTGAGCCTCATGACTCGGCCGCATATGTCCTGTTATCGAACATGTATGCTGCAGCAGGAAGATGGGAAGAAAGAGCCAAGGTCAGATGTCTAATGGAAGAGAGAGCAGTTAAGAAAGAGGTAGGTTATAGCTGGATCGAGGTGCAACATCAGATCCATGCATTCACAGCCTCTGAAAGATTTCATCCCATGAAAGATCAGATATATAAGAAGCTAGATGAACTTGGTTCTCAGTTAAAGCGTGAAGGATATTGTCCTGATACAAATTTCGTACTTCATGATCTAGAAGATGAACAAAAGGAGCAAATTTTGGCTCACCACAGTGAAAGACTTGCGATAGCGTTCGGACTTATAAGCACCCCCCTAGAAACTCCTCTACAAATCGTTAAAAATCTTCGGGTATGTGGTGACTGCCACACTGTTATCAAGATGATATCAAGGATAACTGGCAGAAAAATTACATTGAGGGACTGGAACCGCTTTCACCATTTCAGTGATGGCTCCTGCTCCTGTGGAGATTACTGGTAA
- the LOC116246122 gene encoding uncharacterized protein LOC116246122 isoform X2 has product MGKHGKRQPRQRTRRLRQEDEAEEDLEVVEADEEDEEDEEGEDDLSQPSAHVRPHSTRSRRAQKKKSAAEEDLPNEGEGENGEREGENGRSSPIDPPPSKFSLYQQSVQSPKGDISYMRKFFLMYVGGRTPLHLQEDFCGTAFLSAEWLHSDPRRTAVGVDLDRDALIWCLHNNIDKLGSDGYSRISLVHGNVLKPLDENDLVNNDLVDKMERSVSLQAVEMESSLQGRGNICNGSIWWGVLRACTQASKEIHKFYLYLGANTL; this is encoded by the exons ATGGGGAAGCACGGGAAGAGGCAGCCAAGGCAAAGGACGAGAAGGCTTAGGCAAGAAGACGAAGCAGAAGAAGATCTAGAAGTGGTAGAAGCAGATGAAGAGGACGAGGAGGATGAGGAAGGCGAAGATGATCTTTCTCAGCCGTCTGCCCACGTTCGTCCCCATAGCACCAGATCCCGTAGAGCGCAGAAGAAGAAATCCGCCGCTGAAGAGGATCTCCCGAATGAGGGTGAAGGCGAAAAtggagaaagggagggagagaatgGGCGCTCTTCCCCCATAGATCCGCCACCGTCGAAGTTCTCTCTGTATCAGCAGTCCGTACAG TCACCGAAAGGTGACATTAGCTATATGCGGAAGTTCTTTCTCATGTACGTTGGTGGAAGGACACCACTTCATTTGCAGGAAGATTTTTGTGGGACTGCTTTTCTCAG TGCGGAATGGCTGCATAGTGACCCAAGACGCACTGCCGTTGGTGTAGATTTGGACCGTGACGCGCTCATATGGTGCCTGCACAACAATATAGATAAGCTAGGCTCGGATGGGTACTCTAGAATCTCTCTCGTTCATGGAAATGTTTTGAAGCCTTTGGATGAGAATGATCTAGTTAACAATGATCTCGTGGATAAGATGGAACGAAGTGTGAGCCTGCAAGCTGTTGAAATGGAATCATCTCTTCAG GGAAGGGGGAATATTTGTAATGGATCTATATGGTGGGGCGTCCTCAGAGCGTGCACTCAAGCTTCAAAGGAGATACACAAATTTTACT TATATCTGGGAGCAAACACACTTTGA
- the LOC116246122 gene encoding uncharacterized protein LOC116246122 isoform X1, producing MGKHGKRQPRQRTRRLRQEDEAEEDLEVVEADEEDEEDEEGEDDLSQPSAHVRPHSTRSRRAQKKKSAAEEDLPNEGEGENGEREGENGRSSPIDPPPSKFSLYQQSVQSPKGDISYMRKFFLMYVGGRTPLHLQEDFCGTAFLSAEWLHSDPRRTAVGVDLDRDALIWCLHNNIDKLGSDGYSRISLVHGNVLKPLDENDLVNNDLVDKMERSVSLQAVEMESSLQVTGNKNAGKHLNGAKHTLQPRDIICAFNYSCCCLHRRADLLTYFKHALHALSREGGIFVMDLYGGASSERALKLQRRYTNFTYIWEQTHFDAISRTTRISLHFNFTKQRSLRHAFTYHWRLWTLAEIKDCLEEVGFDSVHFWIREMPNTSQNASEYRGDDNMKYEEVSTFCQRDAWNAYIVGVVRAKC from the exons ATGGGGAAGCACGGGAAGAGGCAGCCAAGGCAAAGGACGAGAAGGCTTAGGCAAGAAGACGAAGCAGAAGAAGATCTAGAAGTGGTAGAAGCAGATGAAGAGGACGAGGAGGATGAGGAAGGCGAAGATGATCTTTCTCAGCCGTCTGCCCACGTTCGTCCCCATAGCACCAGATCCCGTAGAGCGCAGAAGAAGAAATCCGCCGCTGAAGAGGATCTCCCGAATGAGGGTGAAGGCGAAAAtggagaaagggagggagagaatgGGCGCTCTTCCCCCATAGATCCGCCACCGTCGAAGTTCTCTCTGTATCAGCAGTCCGTACAG TCACCGAAAGGTGACATTAGCTATATGCGGAAGTTCTTTCTCATGTACGTTGGTGGAAGGACACCACTTCATTTGCAGGAAGATTTTTGTGGGACTGCTTTTCTCAG TGCGGAATGGCTGCATAGTGACCCAAGACGCACTGCCGTTGGTGTAGATTTGGACCGTGACGCGCTCATATGGTGCCTGCACAACAATATAGATAAGCTAGGCTCGGATGGGTACTCTAGAATCTCTCTCGTTCATGGAAATGTTTTGAAGCCTTTGGATGAGAATGATCTAGTTAACAATGATCTCGTGGATAAGATGGAACGAAGTGTGAGCCTGCAAGCTGTTGAAATGGAATCATCTCTTCAGGTAACAGGGAATAAGAATGCTGGTAAACACTTGAATGGAGCAAAGCACACTCTACAGCCAAGAGATATCATATGTGCTTTCAATTATAGTTGCTGCTGTCTCCATAGGAGGGCGGACCTTCTTACATACTTTAAACATGCTTTGCACGCATTATCCAGGGAAGGGGGAATATTTGTAATGGATCTATATGGTGGGGCGTCCTCAGAGCGTGCACTCAAGCTTCAAAGGAGATACACAAATTTTACT TATATCTGGGAGCAAACACACTTTGATGCTATCAGTCGAACAACAAGAATTAGTCTACACTTCAATTTCACCAAGCAGCGGTCACTACGGCATGCATTTACATATCACTGGCGGCT TTGGACACTTGCGGAGATCAAAGACTGCTTAGAGGAGGTTGGATTCGATTCAGTTCACTTTTGGATCCGTGAAATGCCAAACACAAGCCAGAATGCTTCGGAGTACAGGGGAGATGATAATATGAAATACGAAGAGGTTTCAACCTTCTGCCAGCGTGACGCCTGGAATGCTTATATCGTCGGGGTTGTAAGAGCTAAATGCTAG
- the LOC116254034 gene encoding nifU-like protein 5, mitochondrial — MQVARRGVRLFRASRCLSRMGNPALEGETLAECVVWDRPQEVRAPSRSLYSHASSVWGTNEGRSPTSREILGSFSLGGQKRSMFIQTQSTPNPLSLMFYPDKPVMEVGSADFPNARAAMNSPLAKALFGIDGVSRVFYGSDFVTVTKSEDASWDILKPEIFAAIMDFYTSGKPLFLDSEVASSMDTAIHEDDSETVAMIKELLETRIRPAVQDDGGDIEYRGFDPDTGIVKLRMQGACSGCPSSSVTLKSGIENMLMHYVSEVKGVEQEMDSEADAEVAGQME, encoded by the exons ATGCAGGTGGCGCGCAGGGGAGTTCGCCTCTTCCGGGCTTCCCGATGTCTGTCACGCATGGGAAATCCCGCCTTAGAGGGAGAAACCCTCGCGGAATGTGTAGTCTGGGATCGGCCGCAGGAAGTCCGGGCTCCTTCTCGTTCGCTTTACTCGCATGCCTCTTCGGTCTGGGGAACAAATGAGGGCCGAAGCCCAACTTCCAGAGAAATTCTCGGATCCTTTTCGCTGGGAG GGCAGAAGAGAAGCATGTTCATCCAAACTCAGTCTACTCCAAACCCTTTATCACTCATGTTCTATCCTGATAAGCCAGTTATGGAAGTTGGAAGTGCAGACTTTCCAAATGCCCGTGCAGCTATGAACTCACCACTTGCAAAGGCATTATTTGGTATCGATG GTGTATCACGAGTATTCTATGGATCGGATTTTGTGACAGTAACAAAATCTGAGGATGCTTCTTGGGATATCTTAAAGCCTGAAATCTTTGCAGCAATCATGGATTTCTACACGTCTGGCAAACCATTATTTCTGGATTCAGAGGTCGCGTCTTCAATGGACACTGCTATTCATGAG GATGACTCTGAAACTGTTGCAATGATCAAAGAGTTACTTGAAACTCGTATCCGCCCAGCTGTTCAAGATGATGGTGGTGACATCGAATATCGGGGTTTTGATCC TGATACAGGTATAGTCAAGTTAAGAATGCAAGGTGCTTGTAGTGGCTGCCCAAGCTCGTCTGTGACACTAAAATCTGGCATTGAGAACATGCTAATGCACTACGTCTCTGAG GTGAAGGGCGTGGAGCAAGAAATGGATTCTGAAGCAGATGCAGAAGTAGCTGGTCAGATGGAGTAA
- the LOC116245689 gene encoding uridine nucleosidase 1, producing the protein MNGQISSQARQKLIIDTDPGIDDAMAILMAFQSPDLEVLGLTTIFGNIDTKGATKNALHLCEIAGFPETPVAEGSEEPLKRCRPRIADFIHGADGLGDTSPPSPKGKKIDRRACQFLVDKVTEFPGEVSILALGPLTNLALAIKSDSSFARKVKKIVVLGGSFFASGNVNPAAEANIYGDPEAADVVFTCGADIVVVGINITTQVILTDDDLAEMKGSGGKHAQYLYDICQFYRNWHLKSDGLRGIFLHDPVSFVALVRPDLFTFKRGAVRVETQGVCVGHTLMDQGLKKWYSNNPWTGISPVSVAWTVDTHGVLQYIKTHLMKS; encoded by the exons atgaacggTCAGATTTCATCTCAGGCTCGTCAGAAGCTCATTATAGACACCGATCCCGGTATCG ACGACGCAATGGCGATTCTAATGGCGTTTCAATCCCCTGATTTGGAGGTTTTGGGGTTGACAACGATCTTCGGCAACATTGACACTAAAGGTGCTACTAAGAACGCGCTTCATCTG TGTGAGATCGCAGGGTTTCCGGAGACTCCGGTGGCCGAGGGCAGCGAAGAACCTTTAAAG CGATGTAGGCCTCGAATTGCTGACTTTATTCATGGCGCTGATGGCCTCGGGGACACATCTCCTCCATCTcccaagggaaagaaaattgacAGACGTGCATGTCAGTTTTTAGTTGACAAGGTCACTGAATTCCCTGGTGAAGTGTCCATTCTTGCGTTGGGGCCACTGACTAATTTGGCATTG gCTATCAAGAGCGACTCATCCTTTGCAAGAAAGGTGAAGAAAATAGTCGTACTTGGTGGATCGTTTTTTGCGTCTGGAAATGTCAACCCTGCTGCTGAAGCAAAT ATATATGGCGATCCTGAAGCTGCTGATGTGGTATTTACTTGTGGAGCAGATATCGTGGTTGTTGGGATCAACATCACTACACAAGTCATACTAACAG ATGATGATCTTGCAGAAATGAAGGGTTCTGGAGGAAAACATGCTCAATATCTATACGACATTTGTCAGTTCTACAGGAACTGGCATCTAAAATCCGATGGGCTTCGTG GAATTTTTTTACATGATCCCGTGAGTTTTGTTGCGTTGGTTCGGCCTGACCTTTTCACATTCAAAAGAGGAGCTGTAAGGGTTGAAACACAGGGCGTCTGCGTGGGCCATACACTAATGGACCAAGGGCTAAAGAA GTGGTATTCCAATAATCCCTGGACAGGCATTTCTCCAGTGTCAGTTGCGTGGACAGTTGATACACATGGTGTACTGCAATATATCAAAACCCACCTGATGAAATCATAA
- the LOC116246189 gene encoding zinc finger A20 and AN1 domain-containing stress-associated protein 4-like, translated as MAEESWRRGTDGTGCQAPEGHRLCANNCGFFGSPATLNLCSKCYRDYRLKEEQASSAKAAVEKSFNGAPAAAPAPSLSAGPSAAHLKSASSSSCVTPSEPPAQQPPNRCSSCRKRVGLTGFRCRCGLTFCSSHRYPEAHKCDYDYKLRGQDMIRKANPVVKADKLEKI; from the coding sequence ATGGCGGAAGAGAGTTGGAGACGTGGTACCGATGGCACCGGCTGCCAGGCACCGGAGGGTCACCGCCTGTGCGCCAACAACTGCGGGTTCTTCGGCAGCCCGGCCACCCTCAACCTCTGCTCCAAGTGTTACCGTGACTACCGCCTCAAGGAAGAGCAAGCCTCCTCCGCTAAGGCCGCCGTCGAGAAGTCCTTCAATGGAGCCCCAGCCGCGGCCCCGGCACCATCTCTGTCTGCTGGCCCATCTGCCGCTCACCTGAAGTCGGCGTCCTCCTCTTCCTGCGTAACACCGTCGGAGCCGCCGGCCCAGCAGCCGCCTAACCGCTGCAGCTCCTGCCGGAAGCGTGTTGGGCTCACCGGCTTCCGTTGCCGATGTGGCCTGACCTTCTGCTCCTCCCATCGGTACCCGGAGGCGCACAAGTGCGACTACGATTATAAGCTGCGGGGCCAGGACATGATCCGCAAGGCCAACCCTGTGGTGAAGGCCGACAAGCTCGAGAAGATTTGA
- the LOC116253988 gene encoding pentatricopeptide repeat-containing protein At1g22960, mitochondrial-like — MLVSLSIKATTATKNSFPVSILLKPVFLPSFLSLCFLRSLNFSSAIINPPHSGDDAHLVNLISTTIARNPGHFPRRFAGTHLPSLTDSVVIRVFNSIRNQPKTALRFFRWAEQQPGFEPSAGCFCTVLEMLVDVGLTPSAHCVLEDVIRLNCHEILDVLIDGHVKHASAIRILDLLLWIYTKQSMVEHSLMAFYRMIGSGYLPDVRNCNRVLRLLRNHGSPEKAREVYKSMKKFGITPTIVTFNTMLDSYCKEGKVQDALELLEEMQSKGCVPSDVTYNVLINGLSKEGKLAKAEDLIREMLNSGLKVSAYTYNPLIYGCFASGSVFEAFRFRDEMERKGVLPTVTTFNTFLSGLCKRGRLVEARQQFEEMLKKNLSPDIVSYNTLIDGYCKVGDLREAFLLFNDLKSKGIIPTNVTYNTLIDGLCRIGELSKARSFMEEMISQAFIPDVLTYTSLINGSCKTGNLVMGKELFDEMIGKGIYPDQYTYTARIDAELKSGNVHEAFHLREEMVNKGVLPNLITYNVLIDGLCKLGNLEDAYELLQRMVEDGFVPDCMTYTSLIYARCENGELRIAREIFSEMQTRGLLPTVVTYTILIHAHAREGRLGGAYRFFNEMIEKELLPNEITYNALIHGHCRMGGLAEAYKVFHAMEEEGLSPNKYTYTLLINENCNVDNLQEALRLYSEMLQRDIRPDSCTHSALLKHVRKDHVLHSSEVLENEVLADYNVGKGPSLVDVH; from the coding sequence ATGCTGGTCAGTTTAAGCATAAAGGCTACAACGGCCACCAAGAACTCCTTCCCAGTAAGTATCCTCCTTAAACCtgtcttccttccttcttttctctccctttgtTTCCTTCGATCCCTAAACTTCAGCAGTGCCATCATCAACCCCCCACATAGTGGCGATGACGCCCACCTTGTGAACCTCATCAGCACCACCATTGCTAGAAATCCTGGACATTTCCCTCGCCGATTCGCTGGCACCCACCTTCCCAGCCTGACCGATTCAGTGGTGATTCGAGTCTTCAACTCGATTAGGAATCAACCTAAGACTGCCCTTCGCTTCTTCCGCTGGGCCGAGCAGCAGCCCGGCTTCGAGCCCTCTGCTGGATGTTTCTGCACTGTGCTGGAGATGCTTGTTGATGTCGGGCTCACTCCCTCTGCCCACTGCGTTTTGGAGGATGTGATTAGGCTGAATTGCCATGAAATTTTGGACGTTTtgattgatgggcatgtgaaACATGCTTCTGCTATTCGGATTCTCGATCTCCTCCTGTGGATTTATACCAAGCAATCAATGGTTGAACACTCTCTTATGGCTTTTTATCGGATGATTGGAAGTGGGTACCTGCCAGACGTTCGGAACTGTAACCGGGTTCTTAGATTGCTAAGGAATCATGGGTCTCCTGAAAAGGCAAGAGAGGTTTACAAATCGATGAAGAAATTCGGTATCACGCCTACCATTGTCACATTCAACACGATGCTTGATTCTTACTGCAAGGAAGGGAAGGTTCAAGATGCCCTGGAGTTGTTGGAAGAGATGCAATCGAAGGGATGCGTGCCTAGTGATGTTACATATAATGTGTTGATCAATGGGCTATCCAAGGAAGGAAAGTTGGCAAAAGCAGAGGACTTGATACGTGAAATGTTGAACTCGGGATTGAAAGTTTCAGCCTACACGTATAATCCTTTGATTTATGGTTGTTTTGCTAGCGGTAGTGTTTTTGAAGCTTTTAGATTTAGGGATGAGATGGAGAGGAAAGGAGTTCTTCCTACTGTTACGACGTTCAATACATTTCTCAGTGGCCTATGTAAGAGAGGAAGGCTGGTTGAAGCTAGGCAGCAATTCGAGGAgatgttgaagaagaacctAAGCCCTGATATTGTTTCTTACAACACCTTGATTGATGGGTACTGCAAAGTTGGGGATCTGAGAGAGGCCTTTCTGCTTTTTAATGATTTGAAAAGCAAGGGAATAATTCCTACAAATGTAACATATAATACACTTATTGATGGCCTTTGTCGAATCGGAGAGCTGTCAAAGGCAAGGAGTTTTATGGAAGAGATGATCAGTCAGGCCTTCATTCCTGATGTTCTTACCTATACTTCTCTTATTAATGGATCTTGCAAGACTGGTAACCTTGTCATGGGAAAGGAGCTTTTCGATGAGATGATTGGCAAGGGCATATATCCAGACCAGTACACTTACACTGCTAGGATTGATGCTGAGTTAAAGTCAGGAAATGTCCATGAAGCGTTTCATTTGCGTGAAGAGATGGTGAACAAGGGGGTGCTTCCTAATTTGATTACTTATAATGTTTTGATCGATGGACTATGTAAATTGGGCAATCTAGAGGACGCTTATGAGCTATTACAGAGGATGGTTGAGGATGGGTTTGTCCCAGATTGCATGACATACACTTCTCTAATCTATGCACGTTGTGAGAATGGCGAACTCAGAATAGCAAGGGAAATTTTCAGCGAGATGCAAACTCGGGGCTTGTTGCCAACCGTTGTAACTTACACCATTTTGATTCATGCTCATGCCCGTGAAGGTAGGTTGGGTGGTGCGTACAGATTTTTCAATGAGATGATAGAGAAGGAATTATTACCCAATGAGATCACCTACAATGCTTTGATACATGGACATTGTAGGATGGGGGGACTTGCAGAAGCTTACAAGGTCTTCCATGCGATGGAAGAGGAAGGTCTGTCTcccaataaatatacatacaCGTTACTTATAAACGAGAACTGCAATGTGGATAACTTGCAGGAGGCTCTGAGACTGTACAGTGAAATGCTGCAGAGAGATATTAGACCGGATTCATGTACTCATAGTGCATTGCTCAAGCATGTCCGCAAAGACCATGTACTTCATTCAAGTGAAGTTTTAGAGAACGAAGTTTTGGCTGATTATAATGTTGGAAAAGGCCCTTCTTTGGTAGATGTACATTGA